A genomic window from Macaca mulatta isolate MMU2019108-1 chromosome 19, T2T-MMU8v2.0, whole genome shotgun sequence includes:
- the NOSIP gene encoding nitric oxide synthase-interacting protein isoform X1 — MTRHGKNCTAGAVYTYHEKKKDTAASGYGTQNIRLSRDAVKDFDCCCLSLQPCHDPVVTPDGYLYEREAILEYILHQKKEIARQMKAYEKQRGTRREEQKELQRAASQDHVRGFLEKESAIVSRPLNPFTAKALSGTSPDNAQPGPSVGPPSKDKDKVLPSFWIPSLTPEAKATKLEKPSRTVTCPMSGKPLRMSDLTPVHFTPLDSSVDRVGLITRSERYVCAVTRDSLSNATPCAVLRPSGAVVTLECVEKLIRKDMVDPVTGDKLTDRDIIVLQRVRVPPLPFPQHSKAPPLPLTPSPPPRPPPPVTPGPASTSPFSLPPPGRYRLRGLWSKAASGEIAAGDAGLSVCGRPNKPAWVLKDVAPSFAAWAPWGQGRRGCGAVQTALLQRTLEFERTS, encoded by the exons ATGACACGGCACGGCAAGAACTGCACCGCGGGGGCCGTCTACACCTACCACGAGAAGAAGAAGGACACAG CGGCCTCAGGCTATGGGACCCAGAACATTCGACTGAGCCGGGATGCCGTGAAGGACTTCGACTGCTgttgtctgtccctgcagccttgCCACGATCCTGTTGTCAC CCCAGATGGCTACCTGTATGAGCGTGAGGCCATCCTGGAGTACATTCTGCACCAGAAGAAGGAGATCGCCCGGCAGATGAAG GCCTACGAGAAGCAGCGGGGCACCCGGCGGGAGGAGCAGAAGGAGCTTCAGCGGGCGGCCTCGCAGGACCATGTGCGgggcttcctggagaaggagTCCGCCATCGTAAGCCGGCCTCTCAACCCTTTCACAGCCAAGGCCCTCTCGGGCACCAGCCCAG ATAATGCCCAACCTGGGCCCAGTGTGGGTCCTCCAAGTAAGGACAAGGACAAAGTGCTGCCCAGCTTCTGGATCCCGTCACTGACGCCCGAAGCCAAGGCCACCAAGCTGGAGAAGCCG TCCCGCACGGTGACCTGCCCCATGTCGGGGAAGCCCCTGCGCATGTCAGACCTGACGCCCGTGCACTTCACACCACTCGACAGCTCCGTGGACCGCGTGGGGCTCATCACGCGCAGCGAGCGCTACGTGTGCGCCGTGACCCGCGACAGCCTGAGCAACGCCACCCCCTGCGCTGTGCTGCGGCCCTC TGGGGCTGTGGTCACCCTCGAATGCGTGGAGAAGCTGATTCGGAAGGACATGGTGGACCCTGTGACTGGAGACAAACTCACAGACCGCGACATCATCGTGCTGCAGCGGGTGAGAGTCCCACCCCTGCCCTTCCCGCAGCACTCCaaggccccgcccctccccctcaccccctcaccccctccAAGGCCTc CCCCACCGGTCACCCCCGGGCCGGCCTCCACCTCGCCCTTCTCTCTACCTCCCCCAGGGCGGTACCGGCTTCGCGGGCTCTGGAGTAAAGCTGCAAGCGGAGAAATCGCGGCCGGTGATGCAGGCCTGAGTGTATGCGGGAGACCAAATAAACCGGCTTGGGTGCTCAAGGACGTGGCGCCTTCATTCGCGGCGTGGGCGCCCTGGGGACAGGGCAGGCGAGGATGCGGGGCCGTGCAAACAGCGCTCCTACAGCGCACGCTGGAGTTTGAAAGAACGAGCTAA
- the NOSIP gene encoding nitric oxide synthase-interacting protein isoform X3: MTRHGKNCTAGAVYTYHEKKKDTAASGYGTQNIRLSRDAVKDFDCCCLSLQPCHDPVVTPDGYLYEREAILEYILHQKKEIARQMKAYEKQRGTRREEQKELQRAASQDHVRGFLEKESAIVSRPLNPFTAKALSGTSPDNAQPGPSVGPPSKDKDKVLPSFWIPSLTPEAKATKLEKPSRTVTCPMSGKPLRMSDLTPVHFTPLDSSVDRVGLITRSERYVCAVTRDSLSNATPCAVLRPSGAVVTLECVEKLIRKDMVDPVTGDKLTDRDIIVLQRGGTGFAGSGVKLQAEKSRPVMQA; this comes from the exons ATGACACGGCACGGCAAGAACTGCACCGCGGGGGCCGTCTACACCTACCACGAGAAGAAGAAGGACACAG CGGCCTCAGGCTATGGGACCCAGAACATTCGACTGAGCCGGGATGCCGTGAAGGACTTCGACTGCTgttgtctgtccctgcagccttgCCACGATCCTGTTGTCAC CCCAGATGGCTACCTGTATGAGCGTGAGGCCATCCTGGAGTACATTCTGCACCAGAAGAAGGAGATCGCCCGGCAGATGAAG GCCTACGAGAAGCAGCGGGGCACCCGGCGGGAGGAGCAGAAGGAGCTTCAGCGGGCGGCCTCGCAGGACCATGTGCGgggcttcctggagaaggagTCCGCCATCGTAAGCCGGCCTCTCAACCCTTTCACAGCCAAGGCCCTCTCGGGCACCAGCCCAG ATAATGCCCAACCTGGGCCCAGTGTGGGTCCTCCAAGTAAGGACAAGGACAAAGTGCTGCCCAGCTTCTGGATCCCGTCACTGACGCCCGAAGCCAAGGCCACCAAGCTGGAGAAGCCG TCCCGCACGGTGACCTGCCCCATGTCGGGGAAGCCCCTGCGCATGTCAGACCTGACGCCCGTGCACTTCACACCACTCGACAGCTCCGTGGACCGCGTGGGGCTCATCACGCGCAGCGAGCGCTACGTGTGCGCCGTGACCCGCGACAGCCTGAGCAACGCCACCCCCTGCGCTGTGCTGCGGCCCTC TGGGGCTGTGGTCACCCTCGAATGCGTGGAGAAGCTGATTCGGAAGGACATGGTGGACCCTGTGACTGGAGACAAACTCACAGACCGCGACATCATCGTGCTGCAGCGG GGCGGTACCGGCTTCGCGGGCTCTGGAGTAAAGCTGCAAGCGGAGAAATCGCGGCCGGTGATGCAGGCCTGA
- the NOSIP gene encoding nitric oxide synthase-interacting protein isoform X4, with protein sequence MRRSWLTDLPGSLSFFLIAPCLCSPDGYLYEREAILEYILHQKKEIARQMKAYEKQRGTRREEQKELQRAASQDHVRGFLEKESAIVSRPLNPFTAKALSGTSPDNAQPGPSVGPPSKDKDKVLPSFWIPSLTPEAKATKLEKPSRTVTCPMSGKPLRMSDLTPVHFTPLDSSVDRVGLITRSERYVCAVTRDSLSNATPCAVLRPSGAVVTLECVEKLIRKDMVDPVTGDKLTDRDIIVLQRGGTGFAGSGVKLQAEKSRPVMQA encoded by the exons atgaggagatcttggctcactgatctcccag gatcactttctttcttcctcattgCACCCTGTCTTTGCAGCCCAGATGGCTACCTGTATGAGCGTGAGGCCATCCTGGAGTACATTCTGCACCAGAAGAAGGAGATCGCCCGGCAGATGAAG GCCTACGAGAAGCAGCGGGGCACCCGGCGGGAGGAGCAGAAGGAGCTTCAGCGGGCGGCCTCGCAGGACCATGTGCGgggcttcctggagaaggagTCCGCCATCGTAAGCCGGCCTCTCAACCCTTTCACAGCCAAGGCCCTCTCGGGCACCAGCCCAG ATAATGCCCAACCTGGGCCCAGTGTGGGTCCTCCAAGTAAGGACAAGGACAAAGTGCTGCCCAGCTTCTGGATCCCGTCACTGACGCCCGAAGCCAAGGCCACCAAGCTGGAGAAGCCG TCCCGCACGGTGACCTGCCCCATGTCGGGGAAGCCCCTGCGCATGTCAGACCTGACGCCCGTGCACTTCACACCACTCGACAGCTCCGTGGACCGCGTGGGGCTCATCACGCGCAGCGAGCGCTACGTGTGCGCCGTGACCCGCGACAGCCTGAGCAACGCCACCCCCTGCGCTGTGCTGCGGCCCTC TGGGGCTGTGGTCACCCTCGAATGCGTGGAGAAGCTGATTCGGAAGGACATGGTGGACCCTGTGACTGGAGACAAACTCACAGACCGCGACATCATCGTGCTGCAGCGG GGCGGTACCGGCTTCGCGGGCTCTGGAGTAAAGCTGCAAGCGGAGAAATCGCGGCCGGTGATGCAGGCCTGA
- the NOSIP gene encoding nitric oxide synthase-interacting protein (The RefSeq protein has 1 substitution compared to this genomic sequence) has translation MTRHGKNCTAGAVYTYHEKKKDTAASGYGTQNIRLSRDAVKDFDCCCLSLQPCHDPVVTPDGYLYEREAILEYILHQKKEIARQMKAYEKQRGTRREEQKELQRAASQDHVRGFLEKESAIVSRPLNPFTAKALSGISPDNAQPGPSVGPPSKDKDKVLPSFWIPSLTPEAKATKLEKPSRTVTCPMSGKPLRMSDLTPVHFTPLDSSVDRVGLITRSERYVCAVTRDSLSNATPCAVLRPSGAVVTLECVEKLIRKDMVDPVTGDKLTDRDIIVLQRGGTGFAGSGVKLQAEKSRPVMQA, from the exons ATGACACGGCACGGCAAGAACTGCACCGCGGGGGCCGTCTACACCTACCACGAGAAGAAGAAGGACACAG CGGCCTCAGGCTATGGGACCCAGAACATTCGACTGAGCCGGGATGCCGTGAAGGACTTCGACTGCTgttgtctgtccctgcagccttgCCACGATCCTGTTGTCAC CCCAGATGGCTACCTGTATGAGCGTGAGGCCATCCTGGAGTACATTCTGCACCAGAAGAAGGAGATCGCCCGGCAGATGAAG GCCTACGAGAAGCAGCGGGGCACCCGGCGGGAGGAGCAGAAGGAGCTTCAGCGGGCGGCCTCGCAGGACCATGTGCGgggcttcctggagaaggagTCCGCCATCGTAAGCCGGCCTCTCAACCCTTTCACAGCCAAGGCCCTCTCGGGCACCAGCCCAG ATAATGCCCAACCTGGGCCCAGTGTGGGTCCTCCAAGTAAGGACAAGGACAAAGTGCTGCCCAGCTTCTGGATCCCGTCACTGACGCCCGAAGCCAAGGCCACCAAGCTGGAGAAGCCG TCCCGCACGGTGACCTGCCCCATGTCGGGGAAGCCCCTGCGCATGTCAGACCTGACGCCCGTGCACTTCACACCACTCGACAGCTCCGTGGACCGCGTGGGGCTCATCACGCGCAGCGAGCGCTACGTGTGCGCCGTGACCCGCGACAGCCTGAGCAACGCCACCCCCTGCGCTGTGCTGCGGCCCTC TGGGGCTGTGGTCACCCTCGAATGCGTGGAGAAGCTGATTCGGAAGGACATGGTGGACCCTGTGACTGGAGACAAACTCACAGACCGCGACATCATCGTGCTGCAGCGG GGCGGTACCGGCTTCGCGGGCTCTGGAGTAAAGCTGCAAGCGGAGAAATCGCGGCCGGTGATGCAGGCCTGA
- the NOSIP gene encoding nitric oxide synthase-interacting protein isoform X2 yields MTRHGKNCTAGAVYTYHEKKKDTAASGYGTQNIRLSRDAVKDFDCCCLSLQPCHDPVVTPDGYLYEREAILEYILHQKKEIARQMKAYEKQRGTRREEQKELQRAASQDHVRGFLEKESAIVSRPLNPFTAKALSGTSPGDSEYACDNAQPGPSVGPPSKDKDKVLPSFWIPSLTPEAKATKLEKPSRTVTCPMSGKPLRMSDLTPVHFTPLDSSVDRVGLITRSERYVCAVTRDSLSNATPCAVLRPSGAVVTLECVEKLIRKDMVDPVTGDKLTDRDIIVLQRGGTGFAGSGVKLQAEKSRPVMQA; encoded by the exons ATGACACGGCACGGCAAGAACTGCACCGCGGGGGCCGTCTACACCTACCACGAGAAGAAGAAGGACACAG CGGCCTCAGGCTATGGGACCCAGAACATTCGACTGAGCCGGGATGCCGTGAAGGACTTCGACTGCTgttgtctgtccctgcagccttgCCACGATCCTGTTGTCAC CCCAGATGGCTACCTGTATGAGCGTGAGGCCATCCTGGAGTACATTCTGCACCAGAAGAAGGAGATCGCCCGGCAGATGAAG GCCTACGAGAAGCAGCGGGGCACCCGGCGGGAGGAGCAGAAGGAGCTTCAGCGGGCGGCCTCGCAGGACCATGTGCGgggcttcctggagaaggagTCCGCCATCGTAAGCCGGCCTCTCAACCCTTTCACAGCCAAGGCCCTCTCGGGCACCAGCCCAGGTGACTCAGAGTACGCTTGTG ATAATGCCCAACCTGGGCCCAGTGTGGGTCCTCCAAGTAAGGACAAGGACAAAGTGCTGCCCAGCTTCTGGATCCCGTCACTGACGCCCGAAGCCAAGGCCACCAAGCTGGAGAAGCCG TCCCGCACGGTGACCTGCCCCATGTCGGGGAAGCCCCTGCGCATGTCAGACCTGACGCCCGTGCACTTCACACCACTCGACAGCTCCGTGGACCGCGTGGGGCTCATCACGCGCAGCGAGCGCTACGTGTGCGCCGTGACCCGCGACAGCCTGAGCAACGCCACCCCCTGCGCTGTGCTGCGGCCCTC TGGGGCTGTGGTCACCCTCGAATGCGTGGAGAAGCTGATTCGGAAGGACATGGTGGACCCTGTGACTGGAGACAAACTCACAGACCGCGACATCATCGTGCTGCAGCGG GGCGGTACCGGCTTCGCGGGCTCTGGAGTAAAGCTGCAAGCGGAGAAATCGCGGCCGGTGATGCAGGCCTGA